Proteins from one Triticum aestivum cultivar Chinese Spring chromosome 7A, IWGSC CS RefSeq v2.1, whole genome shotgun sequence genomic window:
- the LOC123149750 gene encoding legumin A, with amino-acid sequence MAVDLTPRQPAKAYGGEGGAYYEWSPAELPMLGVASIGAAKLSLAAGGMSLPSYSDSAKVAYVLQGKGTCGIVLPEATKEKVVAVKEGDAMALPFGVVTWWHNTPGSATELVILFLGDTSKGHRPGQFTNFQLTGASGIFTGFSTEFVGRAWDLKQNDAAKLVSSQPASGIVKLSAGQKLPEPVAEDRKDMALNCLEAKLDVDIPKGGRVVVLNTANLPLVKEVGLGADLVRIDAHSMCSPGFSCDSAYQVTYIVRGSGRVQVVGPDGKRVLETRIEGGSLFIVPRFHVVSKIADASGMEWFSIITTPNPIFSHLAGKTSVWKAISPEVLEASFNTTPEMEKLFRSKRLDSEIFFAPN; translated from the exons ATGGCGGTGGATCTGACCCCGAGGCAGCCGGCGAAGGCgtacggcggcgagggcggcgcctACTACGAGTGGAGCCCAGCCGAGCTGCCCATGCTCGGTGTCGCCTCCATCGGCGCAGCCAAGCTCTCGCTCGCCGCCGGCGGCATGTCCCTCCCCAGCTACTCCGACTCCGCAAAGGTCGCCTACGTCCTCCAAG GCAAGGGAACCTGTGGCATCGTCCTGCCTGAGGCCACCAAGGAGAAGGTGGTCGCCGTCAAGGAGGGTGACGCTATGGCGCTCCCGTTCGGCGTGGTCACCTGGTGGCACAACACCCCGGGGTCTGCGACGGAGCTCGTCATCCTCTTTCTTGGCGACACCTCCAAGGGCCACAGGCCCGGCCAGTTCACCAACTTCCAGCTCACGGGCGCCAGCGGCATCTTCACCGGCTTCTCCACAGAGTTCGTCGGCCGCGCCTGGGACCTCAAGCAGAATGACGCGGCCAAGCTCGTCTCCAGCCAGCCAGCCTCCGGCATCGTCAAGCTCTCGGCCGGGCAGAAGCTCCCCGAGCCTGTCGCAGAGGACCGCAAGGACATGGCGCTCAACTGCCTGGAGGCCAAGCTCGACGTGGACATCCCCAAGGGCGGCCGTGTGGTGGTGCTCAACACGGCCAACCTGCCGCTTGTTAAGGAGGTCGGGCTGGGGGCTGACCTGGTCAGGATCGACGCCCACTCCATGTGCTCCCCTGGATTCTCGTGCGATTCGGCGTACCAGGTCACGTATATCGTCCGTGGCAGCGGGCGCGTGCAGGTCGTCGGCCCGGACGGCAAGCGTGTGCTGGAGACCCGCATCGAGGGCGGCAGCCTCTTCATCGTGCCCCGCTTCCACGTTGTGTCCAAGATCGCTGATGCCTCTGGCATGGAGTGGttctccatcatcaccacccccaa CCCGATCTTCAGCCACCTGGCGGGGAAGACATCGGTGTGGAAGGCCATCTCGCCGGAGGTGCTGGAGGCGTCATTCAACACGACGCCGGAGATGGAGAAGCTCTTCCGGTCCAAGAGGCTCGACTCCGAGATCTTCTTCGCCCCCAACTAG